Proteins encoded together in one Thermomonospora curvata DSM 43183 window:
- a CDS encoding glycosyltransferase has protein sequence MRVVLSTWGGRGDVEPMAALAVRLRERGVQVRLCAPPDEDIARRLAAVGVPLVPYGPSARASASKALPPTESARPPAGEVVARVSAEIAASQRRVLPEAAEGCDALVATGVPAALGGARSVAEKLGVPWVHVTFQQLTLPSPHRAPLAYPGQSYPPGITDVPTLWKLHDRYLNELFGEAINATRAALGLPPAEDVTSFLFGGRNWLASDPVLDPWQGSAEVDVVQTGAWFVPDDRPLPDDLRAFLDAGEPPVYVGFGSMPMKAAADLPRAVVEAVRAHGRRMVLLRGWAGLSAVDDRDDCFVVGEVNHQALFGRVAAVVHHGGAGTTATAARAGRPQVLVPQGADQPYWAGRVAELGIGAAHDGPVPTARSLASALETALAPETAERAAALAGRVRTDGAATAADLVVEQLG, from the coding sequence ATGCGGGTGGTGTTGTCGACGTGGGGCGGGCGCGGGGACGTGGAGCCGATGGCGGCGCTCGCCGTGCGGCTGCGGGAGCGCGGCGTTCAGGTGCGGCTGTGCGCGCCGCCGGATGAGGACATCGCGCGGCGGCTGGCGGCGGTCGGGGTGCCGCTGGTGCCGTACGGGCCGTCGGCGCGCGCATCGGCGTCCAAAGCGCTGCCGCCGACCGAATCGGCCAGGCCGCCGGCGGGAGAGGTGGTGGCCCGGGTCTCGGCCGAGATCGCCGCGAGCCAGCGCCGGGTGCTCCCCGAAGCGGCCGAAGGGTGCGACGCGCTGGTGGCGACCGGCGTGCCGGCGGCGCTGGGCGGGGCCCGCTCGGTGGCCGAGAAGCTGGGCGTTCCCTGGGTGCATGTGACCTTCCAGCAGCTCACGTTGCCCTCGCCGCACCGGGCGCCGCTGGCCTACCCGGGGCAGTCCTACCCGCCGGGGATCACCGACGTCCCGACCCTGTGGAAGCTGCACGACCGGTACCTGAACGAGCTGTTCGGCGAGGCGATCAACGCCACCCGGGCGGCGCTGGGCCTGCCGCCGGCAGAGGATGTGACCTCCTTCCTGTTCGGCGGGCGCAACTGGCTGGCCAGCGACCCGGTGCTGGACCCCTGGCAGGGGTCGGCGGAGGTGGACGTGGTGCAGACCGGCGCCTGGTTCGTCCCGGACGACCGCCCGCTTCCCGATGACCTGCGGGCGTTCCTCGACGCGGGGGAGCCGCCGGTGTACGTGGGGTTCGGCAGCATGCCGATGAAGGCGGCGGCGGACCTGCCGCGGGCGGTCGTCGAGGCGGTCCGCGCGCACGGCCGCCGCATGGTGCTGCTGCGCGGCTGGGCCGGTCTGTCGGCGGTCGACGACCGGGACGACTGCTTCGTCGTCGGCGAGGTCAACCATCAGGCGCTGTTCGGCCGGGTGGCCGCGGTCGTCCACCACGGCGGCGCGGGCACCACGGCCACGGCCGCCCGCGCCGGCAGGCCCCAGGTGCTCGTCCCGCAAGGAGCCGACCAGCCGTACTGGGCGGGCCGCGTCGCCGAGCTGGGCATCGGCGCGGCCCATGACGGCCCGGTGCCGACCGCCCGCTCCCTGGCGTCCGCGCTGGAGACGGCACTGGCCCCGGAAACCGCCGAACGGGCGGCGGCGCTGGCCGGACGGGTCCGCACTGATGGCGCCGCCACGGCCGCCGACCTGGTGGTCGAACAGCTCGGCTGA
- a CDS encoding serine/threonine-protein kinase: MVGPGTLLGGRYRLEKGLGRGGMGEVWSAFDQGLDRQVAVKILLAELTGDPALIARLRREAKAAAALQHPGITVVHDLGEHDGHPYFVMELLEGTTFSALLTAHPEGLPVARATHLMAQVADALDHAHRKGVVHRDIKPANLMELAEGGVKICDFGISRYADATTQLTATGGFLGTPAYMAPEQYEGKEADPHRPVRLRLHPARPADRRPSLLRLVHGRPDAPASDRAPAAPERAAPGRAGRTGRAGVTAASQGPRRPSRHRRPGP, from the coding sequence GTGGTCGGGCCCGGGACGCTGCTGGGGGGAAGGTACCGGCTGGAGAAAGGGCTGGGCCGGGGCGGCATGGGCGAAGTGTGGTCGGCCTTCGACCAAGGGCTGGACCGGCAGGTGGCGGTCAAGATCCTGCTGGCGGAGCTGACCGGCGACCCGGCGCTGATCGCCCGGCTGCGGCGGGAGGCCAAGGCGGCGGCCGCGCTGCAGCACCCCGGCATCACCGTCGTGCACGACCTCGGCGAGCACGACGGGCACCCGTATTTCGTGATGGAGCTGCTGGAGGGCACCACCTTCAGCGCGTTGCTGACCGCCCACCCCGAAGGGCTGCCGGTCGCCCGGGCGACGCATTTGATGGCGCAGGTGGCCGACGCCTTGGACCATGCGCACCGCAAAGGGGTGGTGCACCGCGACATCAAACCCGCCAACCTCATGGAACTGGCCGAAGGCGGGGTGAAGATCTGCGACTTCGGCATCTCCCGTTACGCCGACGCCACGACCCAGCTCACGGCCACCGGTGGCTTCCTGGGCACCCCCGCCTACATGGCCCCCGAACAATACGAGGGCAAGGAGGCCGACCCGCACCGACCTGTACGCCTTCGGCTGCACCCTGCACGCCCTGCTGACCGGCGGCCCTCCCTTCTCCGGCTCGTCCATGGCCGACCTGATGCGCCGGCATCTGACCGAGCCCCCGCCGCGCCTGAGCGCGCTGCGCCCGGACGTGCCGGGCGAACTGGACGAGCTGGTGTCACGGCTGCTAGCCAAGGACCCCGGCGACCGTCCCGTCACCGCCGCCCAGGTCCGTGA
- a CDS encoding WD40 repeat domain-containing protein has product MRHVLVFLLVLAATVTVGFFVLNAVRPKEARPPSARRQASWETLHVLTGHTERVEAVAFSPDGRTVAGCDSERLLMWDLATRRPTGPLAGRGDTCWSLAFSPDGRTLATGGGDEKAFVREVATGDLVATLTGHDKWIETVAFSPDGRTVATGGHDGTARLWDMTTERSTVAGAGQLDVVESVAFSPDGRTLAIGARDANVHLVEAASGRPVTTLTGHDGWVMSVAFRPGGRSLATGSHDGTVRLWTLK; this is encoded by the coding sequence ATGCGGCACGTGCTGGTCTTTCTCCTCGTCCTCGCCGCGACGGTCACCGTCGGGTTCTTCGTCCTCAACGCCGTGCGGCCCAAAGAGGCACGCCCGCCGTCGGCCCGGCGGCAGGCGAGCTGGGAGACGCTGCACGTGCTGACCGGTCACACCGAGCGGGTCGAAGCGGTGGCCTTCAGCCCCGACGGCCGGACGGTGGCCGGCTGCGACAGCGAGAGGCTGCTCATGTGGGACCTGGCCACCCGGCGTCCCACCGGCCCCCTGGCCGGACGCGGCGACACCTGCTGGTCGCTTGCGTTCAGCCCGGACGGCCGGACCCTGGCCACCGGCGGCGGCGATGAGAAGGCGTTCGTGCGCGAAGTGGCCACTGGAGACCTCGTGGCCACGTTGACCGGCCACGACAAGTGGATCGAGACGGTGGCCTTCAGCCCTGATGGCCGGACGGTGGCGACCGGCGGCCATGACGGGACGGCACGGCTGTGGGATATGACCACCGAACGCTCCACCGTGGCCGGAGCCGGCCAGTTGGACGTGGTGGAGTCGGTGGCCTTCAGCCCGGACGGCCGAACCCTGGCCATCGGTGCCCGGGACGCCAACGTGCACCTTGTGGAGGCCGCCTCCGGCCGCCCGGTCACCACACTGACCGGCCACGACGGCTGGGTCATGTCGGTGGCGTTCAGGCCGGGCGGCCGGTCCTTGGCCACCGGCAGCCATGACGGGACGGTGCGGCTATGGACGCTCAAGTGA
- a CDS encoding pyridoxal phosphate-dependent decarboxylase family protein — MHDRLSDDLARLPQLLAQTSGYAADLLSGLEERPVAVPPAPRARRELPAEGKGLAGALEEFRQHWEPGFSGSAGPRYLGFVTGGATPAALVGDWLTAVLDQNPVSGLDSAAPDLEREVIGWLRELFGLGEAHSGAFVSGATASNLVGLAIAREWLGEQAGVEVSEAGAGALGPVTVLSGTPHSSVCKALSMLGLGRNALQTVPTLPGREAVDPDALEEALAALQGRPAIVVANAGTVNTGDFDDLRAIAALRERHPLWLHVDAAFGAFAALSPSHAHLVEGLDEADSVCVDLHKWGNVPYDSAVQFTRRRDLQIRVFRNSAAYLGRPTETPDLIHLTPENSRRLRALAAWFSLTAYGRDGHREIVERNMATARALGDRLSADPRWRLLAPVRLNVVCFTVADDPAPGRIDHIVKTVASGGDLFVTPTVLNGTPALRAAFSNWRTTPDHLDRIVSALNAAL, encoded by the coding sequence ATGCACGACAGGCTCAGCGACGATCTGGCTCGGCTTCCGCAGTTGCTGGCGCAGACCAGCGGGTACGCCGCCGACCTGCTGTCCGGCCTGGAGGAAAGGCCGGTGGCGGTCCCGCCCGCGCCGCGGGCGAGGCGAGAGCTGCCCGCGGAGGGCAAAGGGCTCGCCGGGGCGTTGGAGGAGTTCCGGCAGCACTGGGAACCGGGGTTCTCCGGCAGCGCCGGCCCCCGCTACCTGGGGTTCGTCACCGGGGGAGCGACCCCGGCGGCCCTGGTGGGGGACTGGCTGACCGCCGTGCTGGACCAGAACCCGGTCAGCGGGCTGGACTCGGCCGCACCCGACCTGGAACGGGAGGTCATCGGCTGGTTGCGCGAGCTGTTCGGGCTGGGCGAGGCGCACAGCGGGGCCTTCGTCAGCGGGGCGACCGCATCGAACCTGGTCGGGCTCGCCATCGCCCGCGAATGGCTCGGCGAGCAGGCGGGCGTCGAGGTCTCCGAGGCCGGGGCCGGAGCGCTCGGGCCGGTGACCGTGCTGTCGGGGACGCCGCACTCCAGCGTCTGCAAAGCCCTGTCCATGCTCGGCCTCGGCCGCAACGCCCTGCAGACCGTCCCGACCCTGCCCGGCCGTGAGGCCGTGGACCCCGACGCACTGGAGGAGGCACTGGCCGCGCTGCAGGGACGCCCCGCCATCGTCGTGGCCAACGCCGGAACGGTGAACACCGGCGACTTCGACGACCTGCGCGCCATCGCCGCCCTGCGCGAACGCCACCCCCTCTGGCTCCACGTGGACGCCGCGTTCGGCGCCTTCGCCGCCCTCTCCCCGTCGCACGCGCACCTGGTCGAAGGCCTGGACGAGGCCGACTCGGTCTGCGTGGACCTGCACAAGTGGGGCAACGTCCCCTACGACTCGGCGGTGCAGTTCACCCGCCGCCGCGACCTGCAGATCCGCGTCTTCCGCAACAGCGCCGCCTACCTCGGCCGGCCCACCGAGACCCCAGACCTGATCCACCTGACCCCCGAGAACTCCCGGCGGCTGCGCGCCCTGGCCGCCTGGTTCTCCCTGACCGCCTACGGCCGCGACGGCCACCGCGAGATCGTCGAACGCAACATGGCCACCGCCCGCGCCCTCGGCGACCGCCTCTCAGCCGACCCGCGGTGGCGGCTGCTGGCCCCCGTCCGCCTCAACGTGGTCTGCTTCACCGTCGCCGACGACCCCGCTCCCGGCCGCATCGACCACATCGTCAAGACGGTCGCCTCCGGCGGGGACCTGTTCGTCACACCCACCGTTCTCAACGGCACCCCGGCGCTGCGGGCCGCCTTCAGCAACTGGCGAACGACCCCCGACCACCTCGACCGCATCGTCAGTGCGCTGAACGCCGCGTTGTGA
- a CDS encoding DUF397 domain-containing protein, with translation MTARGRPTPSPSSQTRPPSTSRLPLPPGSPRRRPPLPPQRRKPSYTPSNGGDSVEATRFAEDAGTRDSKNRDHGHLTMPLAHLTTPSARPELTPRCLSFPSPAGDRRAGKPVCAAYLMRWHRAFPERANGRSPGPFTLTVRRPESSRYVMARLHVQCLRRARKAGKSVCRSFGSRSMSPSENACLREPAWTKQGLGRPMSASKRWFSASPA, from the coding sequence ATGACCGCCCGAGGACGGCCGACACCCTCCCCCTCCTCCCAGACCCGACCTCCCTCTACCTCCCGCCTTCCCCTACCGCCCGGCAGCCCCAGAAGAAGACCACCCCTACCCCCTCAGCGGCGCAAGCCCTCCTACACCCCCTCCAACGGCGGTGACTCCGTTGAGGCCACTCGCTTCGCCGAGGACGCTGGAACCCGTGATTCCAAGAACCGGGACCACGGCCACCTGACCATGCCGCTTGCCCACCTCACCACCCCGTCGGCCCGCCCGGAACTGACTCCCCGGTGTCTGAGCTTCCCCTCACCCGCTGGGGATCGCCGGGCTGGGAAGCCGGTTTGCGCCGCGTATTTGATGCGGTGGCACCGGGCCTTCCCGGAGAGGGCGAACGGGCGGTCGCCCGGGCCGTTCACCCTCACCGTGCGCCGGCCGGAATCGTCGAGGTACGTGATGGCCAGGCTCCACGTGCAGTGTCTGCGGCGGGCACGGAAGGCTGGCAAGAGCGTTTGCCGCTCGTTCGGTTCGAGATCGATGTCGCCCTCGGAAAACGCCTGCTTGCGTGAGCCTGCCTGGACGAAGCAGGGGTTGGGCCGGCCCATGTCGGCCTCCAAGCGATGGTTTTCTGCCAGCCCTGCTTGA
- a CDS encoding DUF397 domain-containing protein, with protein sequence MDVQWRKSSYSGGDGGDCVELARLAEGIGIRDSKNREHGHLTIPFPEFATLLSRLKQLSPAV encoded by the coding sequence ATGGATGTCCAGTGGCGTAAGAGCAGCTACAGCGGTGGTGACGGCGGCGACTGCGTCGAGCTCGCTCGTCTCGCCGAGGGCATCGGCATCCGTGACTCCAAGAACCGGGAGCACGGCCACCTGACCATCCCGTTCCCCGAGTTCGCCACCTTGCTGTCCCGACTCAAGCAACTCTCTCCGGCCGTCTGA
- a CDS encoding DUF397 domain-containing protein, with protein MGVQWRKSSYTASNGGNCVELARLAEGVGIRDSKNRGCGHLTMPLAQFAALLAQLKRQPS; from the coding sequence ATGGGCGTCCAGTGGCGTAAGAGCAGCTACACCGCCTCCAACGGCGGCAACTGCGTTGAGCTCGCCCGTCTCGCCGAGGGCGTTGGGATCCGTGATTCCAAGAACCGGGGGTGCGGTCACCTGACCATGCCGCTTGCCCAGTTCGCCGCCCTTTTGGCTCAGCTCAAGCGTCAGCCGTCCTGA
- a CDS encoding DUF397 domain-containing protein, producing MGVQWRKSSYSGDNGGNCVEVARLAEGVGIRDSKNRGCGHLTMPLAQFAALLAQLKCQPS from the coding sequence ATGGGCGTCCAGTGGCGTAAGAGCAGCTACAGCGGCGACAACGGTGGCAATTGTGTTGAGGTCGCCCGTCTCGCCGAGGGCGTTGGGATTCGTGATTCCAAGAACCGGGGGTGCGGTCACCTGACCATGCCGCTTGCCCAGTTCGCTGCTCTCTTGGCTCAGCTCAAGTGTCAGCCGTCCTGA
- a CDS encoding DUF397 domain-containing protein, translated as MGVNIPAWRKSSYSGDNGGDCIEVARLAKGVGIRDSKNRGCGHLTMPLAQFTTLLDQLKRQPS; from the coding sequence ATGGGCGTGAACATCCCCGCTTGGCGTAAGAGCAGCTACAGCGGTGACAACGGTGGCGACTGCATCGAGGTCGCCCGCCTCGCCAAGGGCGTTGGGATCCGTGATTCCAAGAACCGGGGGTGCGGTCACCTGACCATGCCGCTTGCCCAGTTCACCACCCTCTTGGACCAGCTCAAGCGTCAGCCGTCCTGA
- a CDS encoding helix-turn-helix domain-containing protein codes for MLLAFGRQLRRYREEAGLTQESLGRRANNGRGVTSQYVGQVESGRTRCTREFAETMDRELKAGGRLLALWDDLVLDSAFPTWFDWPSIEAEAVALDSYQCMVVQGLLQTAGYAEALLGDEDAVHARLNRQKILERKSPPPPRLTVLLYEGVLHHEVGSKEVMREQLERLLDSMSSGVTVQIVPDPVPHGGASGSFVVATFEDLNEVAYVETPSRGITLSELGDIHVLKRKFNEIRAAALPVNMSAECIRRVLEQRWA; via the coding sequence ATGCTCTTGGCGTTCGGTCGCCAACTTCGCCGCTACCGGGAGGAGGCCGGGCTGACCCAAGAGAGCCTGGGCCGCCGCGCCAACAACGGCCGGGGCGTGACCAGCCAGTACGTCGGCCAGGTCGAGAGCGGGCGCACCCGCTGTACCCGCGAGTTCGCCGAGACCATGGACCGGGAGCTCAAGGCAGGCGGCAGGCTCCTAGCGCTCTGGGACGACCTGGTGCTGGACTCGGCCTTCCCCACCTGGTTCGACTGGCCCAGCATCGAGGCGGAGGCAGTCGCTTTGGACTCCTATCAATGCATGGTGGTCCAAGGGCTCCTCCAGACGGCAGGGTACGCTGAAGCGCTACTGGGGGATGAGGACGCTGTCCATGCACGTCTGAACCGTCAAAAGATCCTGGAACGGAAGTCGCCGCCACCACCCCGGTTGACCGTCCTCCTATATGAGGGAGTTCTGCACCATGAGGTGGGAAGCAAGGAAGTTATGCGAGAGCAGCTCGAACGGCTGCTCGACTCGATGTCATCGGGAGTGACGGTACAGATCGTCCCTGACCCTGTTCCACATGGGGGAGCGTCAGGTTCCTTCGTAGTGGCGACCTTCGAAGATCTGAACGAGGTCGCTTACGTCGAAACCCCAAGCCGTGGGATCACATTGAGCGAGCTGGGGGACATCCATGTCCTCAAGAGGAAGTTCAACGAGATCAGGGCGGCTGCCCTGCCGGTTAACATGTCTGCTGAGTGCATACGAAGAGTTTTGGAGCAGCGATGGGCGTGA
- a CDS encoding ATP-binding protein, which yields MIDERSRPRAGKARTPESPDALTISLMGSPASAGLARTFAQQQLYKWGYLHILDDALLITSELVANASEATPGKELRYRIERNAKGVLISVWDSSPRVPTPKPLTELTLEALDHCENTFDSGGGWGLPIVQALSAACGYTLHPTGGKWVWARLTP from the coding sequence ATGATCGATGAACGCTCACGTCCGCGCGCCGGGAAAGCCCGCACACCAGAATCCCCGGACGCCCTGACCATCTCCCTGATGGGATCACCGGCCTCCGCCGGCCTGGCACGCACCTTCGCCCAGCAACAACTCTACAAATGGGGCTATCTACACATTCTGGACGACGCGCTTTTGATCACCAGCGAACTGGTCGCCAACGCCTCCGAGGCCACCCCGGGCAAGGAACTGCGCTACCGCATCGAACGCAACGCCAAGGGCGTCCTCATCTCCGTCTGGGACTCCAGCCCCCGCGTCCCCACCCCCAAACCCCTCACCGAACTCACCCTCGAAGCCCTCGACCACTGCGAGAACACCTTCGACTCCGGCGGCGGCTGGGGCCTCCCCATCGTCCAAGCCCTCTCCGCCGCCTGCGGCTACACCCTCCACCCCACCGGCGGCAAATGGGTCTGGGCCCGCCTCACCCCCTGA